In a genomic window of Ardenticatenales bacterium:
- a CDS encoding LysM peptidoglycan-binding domain-containing protein: MSKMTFQKLDLNKSPQGDPVEVQFNPTQYSLTKGSQFAEISIPGLDSPIIQFVRGDSEKISLELFFDTTEDGTGATATPVTTLTDPFYRFIKIDKDLHAPAIYRLTWGSEFPNTASGWDTSASHVFDCVIDNVQRQFTLFNSDGVPLRATVTLSLRQYKTLEEQLQELNLQSADHTRVHVVREGETLPQIAYDAYENPARWRLIADHNHILNPRRLTPGMALELPPTG; encoded by the coding sequence ATGAGCAAAATGACCTTCCAAAAACTGGACCTCAATAAATCCCCTCAGGGCGATCCCGTTGAAGTGCAGTTTAACCCCACCCAATACAGCCTCACCAAAGGCTCCCAGTTCGCCGAGATCAGCATTCCCGGCCTGGACAGCCCCATCATCCAATTCGTGCGCGGCGACAGCGAGAAAATTTCGCTCGAACTCTTCTTCGACACCACGGAAGACGGCACGGGCGCGACCGCCACGCCCGTCACCACCCTCACCGACCCGTTTTACCGCTTCATCAAAATTGACAAAGACCTGCACGCCCCCGCCATCTATCGCCTCACCTGGGGTAGCGAATTTCCCAACACTGCCTCCGGGTGGGACACCAGCGCCAGCCATGTGTTTGACTGCGTCATTGACAACGTGCAGCGACAGTTCACGCTCTTCAACAGCGATGGCGTGCCCCTGCGGGCCACCGTCACCCTCTCGCTGCGCCAGTACAAGACGTTGGAGGAACAGCTACAAGAACTCAACCTGCAATCCGCCGACCACACCCGCGTTCACGTCGTGCGCGAGGGCGAAACCCTGCCCCAGATCGCCTACGACGCCTACGAAAACCCCGCTCGCTGGCGGCTCATTGCCGACCACAACCACATTCTCAATCCGCGTCGGCTCACCCCCGGCATGGCGCTGGAACTGCCGCCGACGGGCTAG
- a CDS encoding phage tail protein produces MSQRMRGVVIGLVTDVDDPEELGRIKVSFPWMSDSNESDWARVAVPLAGPQLGAFFQPEIGDEALVAFELDDIRRPYILGYLWSGENKPPETDPHIRMLQTVSGHKLVFDDTGGSEQITVEDASGNKITMNADGITIESAGDITIKGTNVTIEASAKLAAKGNPIHLNP; encoded by the coding sequence ATGAGCCAGCGCATGCGCGGCGTCGTCATCGGCCTCGTCACCGATGTGGATGATCCAGAGGAATTGGGCCGCATCAAGGTCAGCTTCCCCTGGATGTCCGACAGCAACGAAAGTGACTGGGCGCGCGTGGCCGTCCCCCTCGCCGGTCCCCAACTGGGCGCATTTTTCCAACCCGAAATCGGCGACGAAGCGCTCGTCGCCTTTGAACTGGACGACATCCGCCGTCCCTACATCCTCGGCTACCTCTGGAGCGGTGAAAACAAGCCGCCGGAAACGGACCCCCACATCCGCATGTTGCAAACTGTCTCCGGTCACAAACTCGTCTTTGACGACACCGGCGGTTCGGAACAGATCACGGTCGAAGACGCCAGCGGCAACAAGATCACGATGAACGCCGATGGCATCACCATCGAATCCGCCGGCGACATCACCATCAAAGGCACAAACGTGACGATTGAGGCCTCGGCCAAACTGGCGGCCAAAGGCAACCCGATTCACTTGAACCCATAA
- a CDS encoding phage tail sheath subtilisin-like domain-containing protein, translating to MYTTPGVYFQQVDRGRPAIGPLRTDIAGILGYTERGPLLVPVKITSWRQFTAIFGDPLPFAFLPDTLRGFFDNGGAACYVVRIASPDAAAPYSPARAATITLAGADGKPALRLWASHGKLTDPITESPRVAADGAPARYDSPGAWGNRLSVSWQTDGIGSTRTDPAAVQPLDGWSSFVRSLVGFDVGAVVQLSQNGHAACRQVTARDPLLRQLIWNAPLVGFDLSPGAADILLQSVEFTLLVHLDGQIVEQHANLGLSAPHPRYLPDVVRADSHFLDADLLLDAKAGDLLNPDRWPVEGEQMPLRGGSDGLAGVNKAHFLTGLAALADVDEVSLLAAPDLVLPPREPPLNVRAQSPALSCEVIAPPPAGRLRGLVTEEDDTPIAGVQVVVVGEALMPAFTNTNGEFQLLKLPVGRVSLLLTRAGYHDLEVTAQATTILPQEPARFFLTPITLPPAFSADDVYDVQSAMIRQGQAGLYRVAVLDPPASALGLEEIQTWRTRFDTAFAALYYPWLTVSEPGGNGSVRDVPPSGHVLGLIARTDLSQGVHRAPANDVLHNVKALTHEVNDAVQGILNPLGINCIRALPGRGLRVYGARTLSSDPAWRYLNVRRLLLMIEEAIEAYHQWAVFEPNNQVLRQSLTYSLNGFLNLLWRRGALAGKTPDAAYQVKCDADNNPPDIVDAGQVLAEIAVAPTVPFEFIIFRLGRTVEAIEVTE from the coding sequence ATGTACACGACACCGGGTGTGTACTTTCAGCAGGTAGATAGAGGGCGTCCGGCGATTGGCCCGTTGCGAACGGATATTGCCGGCATTCTCGGCTACACCGAACGCGGTCCTCTCCTGGTTCCCGTCAAAATCACCAGTTGGCGGCAGTTCACTGCCATCTTTGGTGACCCCCTTCCCTTCGCCTTCCTGCCGGACACCCTGCGCGGCTTCTTCGACAACGGCGGAGCCGCCTGCTACGTCGTGCGCATCGCCAGCCCGGATGCCGCCGCGCCCTACAGCCCCGCGCGCGCCGCAACCATCACCCTCGCCGGCGCGGATGGCAAACCCGCGCTGCGCCTGTGGGCCAGCCACGGCAAACTCACCGACCCCATCACTGAAAGCCCGCGCGTGGCTGCCGACGGCGCGCCCGCCCGCTACGACAGCCCCGGCGCATGGGGCAACCGGCTGTCCGTCTCCTGGCAAACCGACGGCATTGGCAGCACGCGCACCGATCCCGCCGCCGTACAACCTTTGGATGGCTGGAGCAGCTTCGTGCGCAGCCTCGTCGGCTTCGACGTGGGCGCGGTGGTCCAACTCAGCCAGAACGGCCACGCCGCTTGCCGGCAGGTGACAGCCCGCGACCCGCTGCTGCGCCAGCTCATTTGGAACGCGCCCCTCGTCGGCTTCGATCTCAGCCCCGGCGCGGCGGACATTCTGCTACAAAGCGTAGAATTCACCCTGCTTGTTCACCTCGACGGCCAGATTGTGGAGCAGCACGCCAATCTTGGCTTGAGCGCGCCGCACCCGCGCTACCTGCCGGACGTGGTGCGCGCCGATTCCCACTTCCTTGACGCGGACCTGCTGCTGGACGCGAAGGCCGGCGACCTGCTCAACCCGGACCGCTGGCCTGTGGAAGGGGAGCAAATGCCGCTGCGTGGGGGCAGTGATGGGCTGGCGGGCGTGAACAAGGCGCATTTTCTTACCGGGCTGGCGGCGCTGGCGGATGTGGATGAGGTGAGCCTGTTGGCCGCGCCCGATCTGGTGCTGCCGCCGCGGGAGCCACCGCTAAATGTCCGTGCCCAATCCCCCGCGCTTTCCTGCGAGGTCATTGCCCCGCCGCCCGCCGGTCGCCTGCGCGGCCTGGTGACGGAGGAGGATGATACGCCGATAGCGGGTGTGCAGGTGGTGGTGGTGGGTGAGGCGTTGATGCCGGCATTCACCAACACAAACGGCGAATTTCAACTCCTAAAACTACCCGTAGGCCGCGTCTCCCTCCTGCTCACCCGCGCCGGCTACCACGATCTCGAAGTCACCGCGCAAGCCACCACCATTCTGCCCCAGGAACCCGCCCGCTTCTTCCTCACGCCCATCACCCTGCCCCCCGCCTTCAGCGCCGACGACGTGTACGACGTGCAATCGGCCATGATCCGGCAAGGGCAGGCGGGTCTCTACCGCGTTGCCGTCCTCGATCCGCCCGCGTCCGCGTTGGGCCTGGAAGAAATTCAGACCTGGCGCACCCGCTTCGATACCGCCTTCGCCGCCCTCTATTACCCCTGGCTCACGGTCAGCGAGCCGGGCGGAAACGGCAGCGTGCGGGATGTGCCGCCGTCGGGGCACGTACTCGGCCTGATTGCCCGCACCGATCTGTCGCAAGGGGTGCATCGCGCCCCGGCCAACGACGTGCTGCACAACGTCAAGGCGCTCACCCACGAGGTCAACGACGCCGTACAGGGCATTCTCAATCCGCTGGGCATCAACTGCATTCGCGCGCTGCCCGGCCGTGGTCTGCGCGTCTATGGCGCGCGCACCCTCAGCAGTGATCCGGCGTGGCGGTATCTGAATGTGCGCCGTCTGCTGTTGATGATAGAGGAGGCGATTGAGGCGTATCACCAGTGGGCGGTGTTTGAGCCGAATAACCAGGTGCTGCGCCAATCATTGACGTACAGCCTGAACGGTTTCTTGAATTTATTGTGGCGGCGGGGCGCGCTTGCCGGCAAAACGCCAGACGCAGCCTACCAGGTAAAGTGCGACGCCGACAACAACCCGCCCGACATCGTGGACGCCGGACAAGTCCTCGCGGAGATCGCCGTCGCCCCCACCGTCCCGTTTGAGTTCATCATTTTCCGCCTGGGCCGCACCGTGGAAGCCATAGAGGTAACGGAGTGA
- a CDS encoding phage late control D family protein, translated as MTTPIYEDQNFYAPHFEIKLRGQNLSRAVVRDVLDVSYRESLDKLDSFEITLNDWDPVNLRPRYSSPFDENSNLLTLEDGSPVPNFEPGAKVELRMGYYGAEEPRLMMTGQVVSLSPSFPTSGTPTLKVRALSLLYTLQTAADVRVFENKTDSEIATDIANELNITPRIPPGQSSEETRYAHLLMKNEPPILFLMRRARRLGYDIYVTIPEDGDEPELFFGRTPTSQTTYELTWGRSLIQFTPTLKVRGQVGKVVVRGWNPTASGNDRAITGEATWSDLGPDMPDQQLLSSIDSSLAETYETDIDHPISSREEANQEARGVLENLIKSLVTGSGSTVGLPDLRAGKTIVITGLGLRYSGRYVITETTHKIGGSGYTTDFSARMEVLP; from the coding sequence ATGACAACACCTATCTACGAAGACCAGAACTTCTACGCACCCCATTTTGAGATCAAGCTGCGCGGGCAGAACTTGAGCCGCGCCGTGGTGCGGGATGTGCTGGACGTGAGCTACCGCGAGAGCCTGGATAAGCTGGATTCGTTTGAGATCACCCTGAACGACTGGGACCCCGTGAACTTGCGCCCGAGGTACAGCAGCCCCTTTGACGAAAACAGCAACCTGCTCACGCTGGAGGACGGCTCGCCCGTCCCCAACTTCGAGCCGGGGGCCAAAGTGGAGCTGCGTATGGGGTATTACGGCGCGGAAGAACCCCGTCTGATGATGACGGGGCAGGTGGTGTCTCTCTCCCCCAGTTTTCCCACCAGCGGCACGCCCACGCTGAAGGTGCGCGCCCTCAGCCTGCTGTATACCCTGCAAACGGCGGCGGACGTGCGTGTTTTCGAGAACAAGACGGACAGCGAGATCGCCACGGACATTGCCAATGAACTGAACATCACGCCACGGATTCCGCCGGGCCAGTCCAGCGAGGAGACGCGCTACGCGCATTTGCTCATGAAGAATGAGCCGCCCATCCTCTTTCTCATGCGGCGAGCGCGGCGCTTAGGTTACGACATTTACGTCACGATTCCCGAAGATGGGGACGAACCGGAACTGTTTTTTGGCCGCACGCCCACCAGTCAGACGACGTATGAACTCACCTGGGGGCGTTCGTTGATTCAATTTACGCCGACGCTGAAGGTGCGCGGGCAGGTGGGCAAGGTGGTGGTGCGCGGTTGGAATCCGACGGCTTCTGGGAATGACCGCGCAATCACGGGCGAGGCGACCTGGAGCGACCTGGGGCCGGATATGCCGGATCAGCAGTTGCTCTCCAGCATTGATTCTTCGCTGGCGGAGACGTATGAAACGGATATTGATCACCCGATTTCCTCACGGGAGGAGGCGAACCAGGAGGCGCGTGGGGTTTTGGAGAATTTGATTAAGAGCCTGGTGACGGGCAGTGGTTCGACGGTGGGGTTGCCGGATTTACGTGCCGGCAAAACCATCGTCATCACCGGTCTAGGATTGCGGTACAGCGGTCGCTACGTCATCACCGAAACCACGCACAAAATCGGCGGCAGCGGCTACACCACCGACTTCTCCGCCCGCATGGAGGTGCTGCCATGA
- a CDS encoding DUF4255 domain-containing protein, with translation MSNYTILHDATLELRRRIHAALSAAADADLNLSTPESDITLSPPSTNMPGSPLLSLYLYHVEVSNDLRNQPRLAAGDTGLRFPPEALHVHYLITPLDDDERLNQLMLGRVIQFFHDEPFLDSLNGAPLDDSFGGNSNQLRLSLEKLSLEQLSQVWSALDVGYRVSLSYLLRVVTIDTAQAVSAAHRVIDAHMAVGLKE, from the coding sequence ATGAGTAATTACACCATCCTTCACGACGCCACCCTGGAACTCCGCCGCCGCATTCATGCGGCACTCTCCGCTGCTGCCGACGCCGATCTTAACCTCTCCACCCCCGAATCCGACATCACGCTCTCCCCCCCCAGCACCAATATGCCCGGTAGCCCCCTGCTCTCCCTCTATCTCTACCATGTCGAAGTCAGCAACGACCTGCGTAATCAGCCACGCCTGGCGGCGGGGGATACAGGGCTGCGGTTTCCGCCGGAGGCGCTGCACGTCCATTATCTGATCACGCCGTTGGATGACGACGAGCGGCTGAACCAGCTCATGTTGGGGCGCGTCATCCAGTTTTTCCATGACGAGCCATTTTTGGACAGCCTCAATGGCGCGCCGCTGGACGACAGCTTTGGCGGAAACAGTAACCAGCTTCGCCTCAGCCTGGAAAAACTGAGCCTGGAGCAACTTTCGCAGGTGTGGAGCGCCCTGGACGTGGGGTATCGCGTCTCCCTCTCCTACCTGCTCCGCGTCGTCACTATTGACACCGCGCAAGCGGTCAGCGCCGCCCACCGCGTCATCGACGCCCATATGGCCGTCGGACTGAAGGAGTAG
- a CDS encoding phage tail protein has product MPRLDPLPAFNFLITLLDTSSTFSTIASVAGLVLGGFSECTGLESTLETVDYLEGGVNDRVHRFPGRFSYSNITLTRGVGFSENLWLWHQDFVEGKGKRRDGLIILQNDLQIPIKIWAFSRGIPVKWTGPRFNAKASEISIESLEIAHEKLELIVSPGALVDSAINAIF; this is encoded by the coding sequence CTGCCTCGGTTGGACCCGCTGCCGGCATTTAACTTCCTCATCACCCTCCTCGACACCAGCAGCACCTTCAGCACCATCGCCAGCGTCGCCGGCCTCGTCCTCGGTGGCTTCTCCGAATGCACCGGCCTCGAATCCACCCTGGAAACCGTGGACTACCTCGAAGGCGGCGTCAACGACCGCGTCCATCGCTTCCCCGGTCGCTTCAGCTACAGCAACATCACCCTCACCCGCGGCGTCGGCTTCAGCGAAAACCTCTGGCTCTGGCATCAAGACTTCGTCGAAGGCAAAGGCAAACGGCGCGACGGCCTCATCATTTTGCAAAACGACCTGCAAATTCCCATCAAAATCTGGGCCTTCTCCCGCGGCATTCCCGTCAAATGGACCGGCCCTCGCTTCAACGCCAAAGCCAGCGAGATCAGCATCGAGAGCCTGGAAATTGCCCACGAAAAACTGGAACTCATCGTCTCGCCCGGCGCACTGGTAGACAGCGCCATCAACGCGATCTTCTAA
- a CDS encoding phage tail protein encodes MATGRIDPYAQYNFLVEIDGVTRAGFTEIGGLTTEQDAIDYREGNETATVRKLPGLRKYSNITLKRGFTQDKELWQWRKTTIDGVTERRSGSIVLLDEARNEVLRWNFREGWIIKWEGPALKATANETAIEALEIVHEGLELV; translated from the coding sequence ATGGCTACCGGTCGCATTGATCCCTATGCACAATACAACTTTCTCGTGGAAATTGATGGCGTCACCCGCGCCGGCTTCACCGAAATAGGCGGGCTGACGACGGAGCAAGACGCCATTGACTACCGCGAAGGCAATGAAACGGCCACGGTGCGCAAACTGCCCGGCCTGCGCAAATACAGCAACATTACCCTGAAGCGGGGCTTCACCCAGGACAAGGAACTGTGGCAGTGGCGCAAGACGACCATTGATGGCGTCACGGAGCGACGTTCTGGCTCCATTGTGCTGCTGGACGAGGCACGCAACGAGGTGCTGCGCTGGAACTTCCGCGAGGGCTGGATCATCAAGTGGGAAGGCCCCGCGCTGAAGGCCACCGCCAACGAAACGGCGATTGAAGCGCTGGAAATCGTCCACGAAGGGCTGGAGTTGGTGTAG
- a CDS encoding metal-sensitive transcriptional regulator has product MNDETRKTISRRLAITSGHLKGVERMVAEEAYCIDIIRQIQAVQAALSKVSTLLLENHLRTCVTTAIQGDDPDERERMLAEVTSVFSVTQGK; this is encoded by the coding sequence ATGAACGACGAAACACGTAAAACCATCAGCCGCCGCCTGGCCATTACGTCCGGCCACCTCAAAGGCGTCGAACGCATGGTGGCGGAAGAAGCCTACTGCATTGACATCATTCGCCAGATTCAGGCGGTCCAGGCCGCCTTGAGCAAAGTCAGCACCCTGCTGCTGGAAAACCACCTGCGCACATGCGTCACCACCGCAATCCAAGGAGACGACCCCGATGAGCGGGAGCGCATGTTGGCCGAAGTGACCAGCGTCTTCAGCGTCACGCAAGGCAAATGA
- a CDS encoding DUF3105 domain-containing protein codes for MAQKTTPRRVVSQPEADSGNRRVYIIGGIVGLGIIGLLALLIFSLQDPKALEGVVNLGVQERGHDDNATYADTGLPPAGGIHANNWLNCGIYDAPVASKNAVHSLEHGAVWLTYQPDLPADEVDELKQYARGQNFVIMSPFPGQTSPIALTAWGLQLQVEKPKDKRIQQFMDRYIQGPQTPELGASCGGPSAVGNPTG; via the coding sequence ATGGCACAAAAAACAACTCCACGCCGCGTGGTTTCACAGCCGGAAGCCGACAGCGGCAATCGTCGTGTATACATCATTGGGGGTATTGTCGGTTTGGGCATCATTGGTCTGCTGGCCCTGCTGATTTTCTCCTTGCAGGACCCGAAGGCGTTGGAAGGCGTCGTGAATTTGGGCGTGCAGGAACGTGGGCACGACGACAACGCCACTTACGCGGACACGGGACTCCCGCCGGCGGGCGGCATCCACGCCAACAACTGGCTCAACTGCGGGATTTATGATGCCCCGGTGGCCTCCAAAAACGCGGTTCACTCGCTAGAACATGGCGCGGTCTGGTTGACGTATCAGCCAGATTTGCCGGCAGATGAAGTGGATGAATTGAAACAGTACGCGCGCGGACAAAACTTCGTGATTATGAGTCCTTTCCCCGGACAAACATCCCCCATCGCCCTCACGGCCTGGGGATTGCAATTGCAAGTGGAAAAACCCAAAGACAAACGCATTCAGCAGTTCATGGACCGCTATATCCAGGGACCGCAAACGCCGGAACTGGGCGCAAGCTGCGGTGGCCCCAGCGCCGTGGGGAATCCCACCGGGTAG
- a CDS encoding phage tail sheath subtilisin-like domain-containing protein yields the protein MPEYLAPGVYIEEVPSGNKPIEGVSTSTAGMVGVTQRGPVNQPTLTTSYADFVRKFGGYLDHRVFTNNRDALPYAAEGFFINGGQRLYVTRVVGTNARYAQAELYGSPRSNPASTTLTQLAAAGADTLLLDSGNNIAQDDVLLIKDGTRSEYVTAQSDPVAAGVRIHGRLQAAHNNGDNVTPQTPTDDQVFVANGDFAAAAMTIALVDVLDLAAAEVLRIADTGNSALTEYVTVDSVNAGTNTATLTLPLQNAHPAATTTVTRVTLVAGAPKTLTADVAIGAFMLPLNDTVGLAADAILQLGGEFQVVRNVVSSLSIVTSETASAHAAGVDVIKQVPLLRAYAHYQGQWGNHLRLSIRHSSVLDTTVSANVAQNANPIKLAATFGLGTGSVLDIQRAGSPIARERVISVSTATNEVDVEGGADANLLANDTAASLEFDIIVERLDGQGKVVESEAFLNLGLDPAHNRYAPKIVGVFNAGTNKPEEAGESELLRLEDLVSSAPAGDQPALRLLLPYDGVNRTLSGGDDDLATIDKTIYIGADADDPDERTGIFAMKSIDDISLVAVPGQTDQDVQNKLVEHCTEMRYRFAVLDSAPNAKMKQVQTQRQLYDTTFAALYYPWVVISDPFGRNGDVLNLPPSGCVAGIYARSDVQRGVHKAPANEVIMGVRDLQVRLTKGEQDILNPKHVNCLRDFRDMNRGLRVWGARTLSSDPEWKYVNVRRLFLFVEKSIERGTQFAVFEPNAEPLWGTIKRSLTNFLTTVWRSGALEGTKAEEAFFVKVDRTTMTQDDIDNGRLIILVGIAPVKPAEFVIFRISQKTREATG from the coding sequence ATGCCAGAGTATCTAGCCCCCGGAGTTTATATTGAAGAGGTGCCTTCTGGTAATAAGCCCATCGAAGGCGTCAGTACCAGCACGGCTGGGATGGTGGGGGTCACGCAGCGCGGCCCTGTCAACCAGCCGACGCTGACAACCAGTTACGCGGATTTTGTGCGCAAATTCGGCGGTTATCTCGACCATCGCGTGTTTACCAACAACCGTGATGCCCTGCCGTACGCGGCGGAAGGGTTCTTCATCAATGGTGGGCAGCGGTTGTATGTGACGCGCGTGGTGGGGACCAATGCCCGGTACGCCCAGGCCGAGCTATATGGCTCGCCGCGCAGCAATCCGGCCAGCACGACCCTGACGCAGTTGGCGGCGGCGGGCGCGGATACGCTGCTGTTGGATAGCGGCAACAACATTGCGCAGGATGATGTCCTGTTGATCAAGGATGGCACGCGCTCGGAGTATGTGACGGCGCAGAGCGATCCGGTGGCGGCGGGCGTGCGCATTCATGGGCGGTTGCAGGCGGCGCACAACAATGGGGACAATGTGACGCCGCAGACGCCGACGGATGACCAGGTGTTTGTCGCCAATGGTGATTTTGCGGCGGCGGCGATGACGATTGCCCTGGTGGATGTGTTGGACCTGGCGGCGGCGGAGGTTTTACGGATTGCGGATACGGGGAATAGTGCGTTGACGGAGTATGTGACGGTGGACAGTGTCAATGCCGGCACAAACACCGCCACCCTCACCCTTCCCCTGCAAAACGCCCATCCCGCGGCCACCACCACCGTCACCCGCGTCACCCTGGTCGCCGGCGCGCCCAAGACCCTGACCGCCGATGTGGCCATAGGCGCGTTCATGCTCCCCTTGAACGACACCGTCGGATTGGCCGCGGATGCCATTTTGCAGCTTGGCGGCGAGTTCCAGGTCGTGCGCAACGTCGTCTCCTCCCTCTCCATCGTCACGTCCGAAACCGCCTCCGCCCACGCCGCCGGCGTAGACGTGATCAAGCAAGTGCCCCTGCTGCGCGCCTACGCGCACTACCAGGGACAGTGGGGCAACCACCTGCGCCTCTCCATCCGTCATAGCAGTGTGCTGGACACCACGGTGAGCGCCAACGTGGCCCAAAATGCCAACCCCATCAAGCTGGCGGCGACCTTTGGCCTGGGCACGGGCAGCGTGCTGGACATCCAGCGCGCCGGTTCGCCTATCGCCCGCGAGCGCGTGATTAGCGTGAGCACGGCCACGAACGAGGTGGATGTGGAAGGGGGGGCGGATGCCAACTTGCTGGCGAACGATACCGCCGCTTCACTGGAGTTCGACATTATCGTGGAGCGGTTGGATGGCCAGGGGAAGGTGGTGGAGAGCGAGGCTTTCCTCAACCTGGGCCTGGACCCGGCGCATAATCGGTATGCGCCGAAGATTGTGGGTGTGTTTAATGCCGGCACAAACAAACCAGAAGAAGCCGGCGAATCGGAACTGCTCCGCCTGGAAGACCTGGTAAGCAGCGCCCCCGCCGGCGACCAGCCCGCGCTGCGCCTCCTGCTGCCCTACGATGGCGTCAACCGCACGCTCAGCGGCGGCGACGATGACCTGGCGACGATTGATAAGACGATCTACATTGGCGCGGACGCCGATGACCCGGACGAGCGCACGGGCATTTTTGCCATGAAGAGCATTGACGACATCAGCCTTGTGGCCGTTCCCGGCCAAACGGACCAGGATGTGCAAAACAAGCTGGTGGAGCATTGCACGGAGATGCGCTATCGCTTCGCGGTGCTGGATTCGGCGCCCAATGCAAAGATGAAGCAGGTGCAGACGCAGCGGCAGTTGTACGACACGACGTTTGCGGCGCTGTATTATCCGTGGGTGGTGATCAGTGACCCGTTTGGGCGGAATGGGGATGTGTTGAACCTGCCGCCGAGTGGGTGTGTTGCCGGCATCTACGCCCGCAGCGACGTGCAACGAGGTGTCCATAAAGCGCCCGCCAACGAAGTCATCATGGGCGTGCGCGACCTGCAAGTTCGCCTTACCAAAGGGGAGCAGGACATCCTCAACCCCAAGCACGTCAACTGCCTGCGTGACTTCCGCGACATGAATCGCGGCCTGCGCGTCTGGGGCGCGCGCACCCTCAGCAGCGATCCCGAATGGAAATACGTCAACGTGCGTCGCCTCTTCCTCTTCGTGGAAAAATCCATTGAACGGGGCACGCAGTTCGCCGTCTTCGAACCCAACGCCGAACCCCTCTGGGGAACCATCAAGCGCAGCCTCACCAACTTCCTCACCACCGTCTGGCGCAGCGGCGCGCTGGAAGGCACAAAAGCGGAAGAAGCATTCTTCGTCAAGGTGGACCGCACCACCATGACTCAGGACGACATCGACAATGGCCGCCTGATCATTCTCGTGGGCATCGCCCCCGTCAAACCCGCCGAATTCGTCATCTTCCGCATCAGCCAAAAAACCCGCGAGGCGACTGGCTAA
- a CDS encoding heavy-metal-associated domain-containing protein, with protein MTHKTFLVPAIHCGHCTHTIELELGDLEGVQSVKADQQSRQVTVSWQEPATWEKIEALLREINYPPADLIQVNIA; from the coding sequence ATGACTCATAAGACTTTTCTTGTCCCCGCCATCCACTGCGGCCACTGCACCCACACCATCGAACTGGAATTGGGCGATCTGGAAGGCGTCCAGAGCGTGAAAGCGGACCAGCAAAGCCGCCAGGTCACCGTTTCCTGGCAGGAACCGGCTACCTGGGAGAAGATCGAGGCGCTGCTGCGCGAGATCAACTATCCGCCCGCCGACCTGATTCAGGTGAACATCGCCTGA
- a CDS encoding carboxypeptidase regulatory-like domain-containing protein → MNLRVMDAVLSSQALIVGRITDALTGDALLTSPTLTLAYQGPADEPLRLYPLTPRLFPGGLFVFSASPRAAFPRLAPGDTLDLRLIANAPGYETQEIPFSLTSADLALQKVMRTIGDRQVLVDILNAPVSTQDIALLPQPVHLGGCVVEADDPHNPIPNVRVRVITPENRGPAITDADGFYMLKDMPLAQEISVRARRVGYETITQTIRLDYRQPVNQLNFALNSE, encoded by the coding sequence ATGAATTTGCGGGTGATGGACGCCGTATTGTCTTCCCAGGCGCTGATTGTGGGGCGCATCACGGACGCGCTCACCGGGGACGCCTTGCTAACGTCGCCCACGCTCACCCTCGCCTATCAAGGGCCGGCGGACGAACCCCTTCGCCTTTACCCACTGACACCACGCCTCTTTCCCGGCGGGCTGTTTGTCTTCTCCGCATCTCCGCGCGCCGCGTTCCCGCGCCTCGCGCCCGGTGACACGCTCGACTTGCGCCTCATCGCCAATGCCCCCGGCTACGAAACCCAGGAAATCCCATTCAGCCTCACGAGCGCGGACCTGGCCTTGCAAAAGGTGATGCGCACCATCGGCGACCGACAAGTGCTGGTGGACATCCTCAACGCACCTGTCAGTACGCAGGATATTGCGCTGCTGCCGCAGCCCGTCCACCTCGGCGGGTGCGTCGTGGAAGCGGACGATCCGCACAACCCCATCCCTAATGTGCGCGTGCGCGTCATCACCCCGGAAAATCGCGGCCCTGCCATTACCGATGCCGATGGCTTCTACATGCTGAAGGACATGCCCCTGGCCCAGGAAATTTCCGTGCGTGCGCGGCGTGTGGGGTACGAGACGATCACGCAAACCATTCGCCTGGATTATCGCCAGCCCGTGAACCAATTGAACTTCGCCCTGAACAGCGAGTAA